One window from the genome of Aquabacterium sp. A3 encodes:
- a CDS encoding acetyl-CoA C-acetyltransferase: MIEAYIFDAVRTPRGKGKKDGSLHQATPVWLLRTLLQGLQQRHNLDTSLVDDVILGCVTPVGEQGADIARTAVLDSGWAESVAGVTLSRFCASGLEAINMAAAKIRAGLGDMVVAGGVESMSRWPMGSDGGAWVMDPRINSGTAFVPQGISADLIATLEGFSRADLDAYAAESHRRAAAAQAEGRFDQSVIPVKDINGMLMLAKDETIRPGTSVESLSKLMPSFEMMGTMGFDATALDKYTTIEKVIHAHHAGNSSGIVDGAALVLLGSKEAGQKAGLKPRARVLMTAECGSEPTIMLTGPTPACKKALSKLGMTPGDIDLWEINEAFATVPMKTARDLGVSMDRVNVNGGSIAMGHPLGATGAIILGTALDELERSGKSTALATLCIGAGMGIATIIERV, encoded by the coding sequence ATGATCGAAGCCTACATTTTCGACGCTGTGCGCACCCCGCGCGGCAAGGGCAAGAAAGACGGCAGCCTGCACCAGGCCACACCCGTGTGGCTGCTGCGCACCCTGCTGCAGGGCCTGCAACAGCGCCACAACCTCGACACCTCGCTGGTCGACGACGTCATCCTGGGCTGCGTGACCCCGGTGGGCGAGCAGGGCGCCGACATCGCCCGCACCGCCGTGCTCGATTCGGGTTGGGCCGAGTCGGTGGCGGGCGTGACGCTGTCGCGCTTCTGCGCCTCGGGCCTGGAAGCCATCAACATGGCGGCCGCCAAGATCCGCGCCGGCCTGGGCGACATGGTCGTGGCCGGTGGTGTCGAGAGCATGAGCCGCTGGCCCATGGGCAGCGACGGTGGCGCCTGGGTGATGGATCCGCGCATCAACAGCGGCACCGCCTTCGTGCCCCAGGGCATCAGCGCCGACCTGATCGCCACGCTGGAAGGCTTCTCGCGCGCCGACCTTGACGCTTATGCCGCCGAGTCGCACCGCCGCGCCGCCGCCGCGCAGGCCGAAGGCCGCTTCGACCAATCGGTCATCCCCGTCAAGGACATCAACGGCATGCTGATGCTGGCCAAGGACGAGACCATCCGCCCTGGCACCTCGGTCGAGTCGCTGTCCAAGCTGATGCCCTCGTTCGAGATGATGGGCACCATGGGCTTTGACGCCACCGCGCTGGACAAGTACACGACCATCGAGAAGGTCATCCACGCCCACCACGCCGGCAACTCCTCGGGTATCGTCGACGGCGCCGCCCTGGTGCTGCTGGGCAGCAAGGAAGCCGGCCAGAAGGCTGGCCTCAAGCCCCGCGCCCGCGTGCTGATGACGGCCGAGTGCGGCTCTGAGCCCACCATCATGCTGACTGGCCCCACCCCGGCCTGCAAGAAGGCGCTGAGCAAGCTGGGCATGACCCCGGGCGACATCGACCTGTGGGAAATCAACGAGGCGTTTGCCACCGTGCCGATGAAGACCGCCCGAGACCTGGGCGTGTCGATGGACCGCGTCAACGTCAACGGCGGCTCCATCGCCATGGGCCACCCGCTGGGTGCCACCGGCGCCATCATCCTGGGCACCGCCCTCGATGAGCTCGAGCGTTCGGGCAAGTCCACGGCGCTCGCCACCCTGTGCATCGGTGCCGGCATGGGCATCGCCACCATCATCGAACGCGTCTGA
- a CDS encoding acyl-CoA dehydrogenase family protein, translating to MAIACFTPTWMTEEHQMVFDSAKRFMIEQWAPKDEGWRAQGMMDRQAWEDAGANGFLCASMPEEYGGGGGDFGHEAALVLAQGEAGIGGFGGSLHSGIVAPYILHYGTEEQKKRWLPKLATGEFISAIAMTEPGTGSDLQGVRTLAQKSADGETYTINGSKTFITNGQLANLIIVVCKTDKDQGAQGISLFVVETDEAPGFRRGRNLDKIGMEAQDTSELFFDDVVVSKHNLIGEQEGMGFFQLMQELPQERLLVALAGIAAMEYAMKVTLEYTKERKAFGKPIFSFQNTRFKLAECQALLLASRALVDAAMVSHLKGELGVDRAALIKYWITDNQCKLIDECLQLFGGYGYMKEYPIARLWADSRVQRIYGGTNEIMKELASRFL from the coding sequence ATGGCCATCGCCTGCTTCACCCCCACCTGGATGACCGAAGAACACCAGATGGTGTTCGACTCTGCCAAGCGCTTCATGATCGAGCAGTGGGCACCCAAAGACGAAGGCTGGCGCGCCCAGGGCATGATGGACCGCCAGGCCTGGGAAGACGCGGGCGCCAACGGCTTCCTGTGCGCCTCGATGCCTGAAGAGTACGGCGGTGGCGGCGGCGATTTTGGTCATGAAGCAGCCCTGGTGCTGGCCCAGGGCGAAGCCGGCATCGGCGGCTTTGGTGGCTCGCTCCACTCGGGCATCGTCGCCCCGTACATCCTGCATTACGGTACCGAAGAGCAGAAAAAGCGCTGGCTGCCCAAGCTGGCCACCGGCGAGTTCATCAGCGCCATCGCGATGACCGAGCCCGGCACGGGCAGTGACCTGCAAGGCGTGCGCACGCTGGCCCAGAAGTCGGCCGATGGTGAAACCTACACCATCAACGGCAGCAAGACCTTCATCACCAATGGCCAGCTGGCCAACCTGATCATCGTGGTCTGCAAGACCGACAAGGACCAGGGCGCCCAGGGCATCTCGCTGTTCGTGGTCGAGACCGACGAGGCCCCCGGCTTCCGCCGCGGCCGCAACCTCGACAAGATCGGCATGGAGGCGCAAGACACCTCCGAGCTGTTCTTCGACGACGTGGTGGTGAGCAAGCACAACCTGATCGGCGAACAAGAAGGCATGGGCTTCTTCCAACTGATGCAGGAGCTGCCCCAAGAGCGCCTGCTCGTGGCCCTGGCTGGCATCGCCGCCATGGAATACGCCATGAAGGTGACGCTGGAGTACACGAAGGAGCGCAAGGCCTTCGGCAAGCCCATCTTCAGCTTCCAGAACACGCGCTTCAAGCTGGCCGAGTGCCAGGCCCTGCTGCTGGCCTCGCGCGCCCTGGTCGATGCCGCCATGGTCTCGCACCTCAAGGGCGAGCTGGGCGTGGACCGCGCTGCGCTGATCAAGTACTGGATCACCGACAACCAGTGCAAGCTGATCGACGAATGCCTGCAGCTCTTCGGTGGCTACGGCTACATGAAGGAGTACCCGATCGCCCGCCTGTGGGCCGACTCGCGCGTGCAGCGCATCTACGGCGGCACCAACGAGATCATGAAGGAACTGGCCTCGCGCTTCCTGTGA
- a CDS encoding TetR/AcrR family transcriptional regulator, whose product MQASEPRPNLPETPDERRAALSTMRADTLQRIEKAVLLLFSERDFHEVSLAEVAKAANVSLQTIYKYFGSKEVLVYAMLDVMLGRLAERMLDHLQGIDDARERLRKTFWVTLDYMDRHPAVMLLLFTAVPVSRHRNIRIYESPELINAFLGVFQDGQARGVLNRRVSSKVLLDVFMGIVGRVTLMHIVRREKRSLVEQFDELFDILWRAMSCDTPVT is encoded by the coding sequence ATGCAAGCCAGTGAGCCCCGCCCCAACCTGCCCGAAACCCCCGACGAGCGCCGTGCCGCGCTGAGCACCATGCGCGCCGACACGCTGCAGCGCATCGAAAAGGCGGTGCTGCTCTTGTTTTCCGAACGGGATTTTCACGAAGTGAGTCTGGCCGAGGTGGCCAAGGCGGCCAACGTGTCGCTGCAGACCATCTACAAGTACTTTGGCAGCAAGGAGGTGCTGGTCTACGCCATGCTGGACGTGATGCTGGGCCGCCTGGCCGAACGCATGCTGGACCACCTTCAAGGCATCGACGATGCCCGCGAACGCCTGCGCAAGACCTTCTGGGTGACGCTGGACTACATGGACCGCCACCCGGCGGTCATGCTGCTGCTGTTCACGGCCGTGCCGGTGTCCAGGCACCGCAACATCCGCATCTACGAGAGCCCGGAGCTGATCAACGCCTTCCTGGGCGTCTTTCAGGATGGTCAGGCCCGTGGGGTTCTCAACCGGCGCGTGTCCAGCAAAGTGCTGCTGGACGTGTTCATGGGCATCGTGGGTCGGGTCACCCTGATGCACATCGTGCGCCGAGAGAAACGATCGCTGGTCGAGCAGTTCGACGAGCTGTTCGACATCCTGTGGCGCGCGATGTCTTGCGACACGCCCGTCACCTGA
- a CDS encoding GGDEF domain-containing protein yields the protein MSASPFIDDDHEQVRLQAVQQLLAMAPEAWPELHALTRATAQALHTPMAALCLVNDQQVRPLTRVGAVPEAWPRAGSVGEAVVAQASATQSPETQRGWPVHAAVPIMDERGLVLGCLSAMNDHPHPLPDHWAQTLQDLATLASACLGNRQRARIIDELALTDPLTGLGNRTLFTMALEGELAHAMRTGEAFSIVLIDLDGYKEIHDGFGHLAGEAVLREVGRRLGQQVRAGDALARFDGDEFGIVMRHGGPDAAELLCQRVRRAVSVPIRLETGDEVGVGASIGVSAYDDRVLSSQQMIQRAHQALYDSKHRNEQRWKRFIGVR from the coding sequence ATGAGCGCCTCCCCTTTCATCGACGACGACCACGAGCAGGTTCGGCTGCAGGCCGTGCAGCAATTGCTGGCCATGGCCCCCGAGGCCTGGCCCGAGTTGCATGCACTGACTCGCGCCACGGCCCAGGCTCTGCACACCCCCATGGCCGCCCTGTGCCTGGTGAACGATCAACAGGTGCGCCCGCTGACCAGGGTGGGCGCGGTGCCCGAGGCGTGGCCCCGGGCCGGCTCGGTGGGTGAGGCGGTGGTGGCCCAGGCCAGTGCCACCCAATCGCCAGAGACCCAGAGAGGCTGGCCGGTGCACGCGGCCGTGCCCATCATGGACGAGCGTGGCCTGGTGCTGGGCTGCCTGTCGGCCATGAACGACCATCCCCACCCGCTGCCCGACCACTGGGCGCAAACCCTGCAGGACCTGGCCACCCTGGCCAGCGCCTGTCTGGGCAACCGCCAGCGCGCCCGCATCATCGATGAGCTGGCCCTGACCGACCCCCTGACGGGCTTGGGCAATCGCACCCTGTTCACCATGGCCCTGGAGGGCGAACTCGCCCACGCCATGCGCACCGGCGAGGCCTTCAGCATCGTGCTGATCGACCTGGATGGCTACAAGGAGATCCATGATGGCTTTGGCCACCTGGCGGGTGAGGCGGTGTTGCGCGAGGTGGGGCGGCGCCTGGGTCAGCAGGTGCGCGCTGGCGACGCCCTGGCCCGCTTCGATGGCGACGAGTTCGGCATCGTGATGCGCCACGGTGGTCCGGACGCGGCCGAACTGCTGTGCCAGCGCGTGCGGCGCGCGGTCAGCGTGCCCATCCGGCTGGAGACGGGCGACGAGGTGGGCGTGGGCGCCTCGATCGGCGTGTCAGCCTACGACGACCGGGTGCTGTCGTCGCAGCAGATGATCCAACGTGCCCACCAGGCGCTGTACGACAGCAAACACCGCAACGAGCAGCGCTGGAAGCGCTTCATCGGCGTGCGCTGA
- a CDS encoding MerR family transcriptional regulator, with product MKVKTKAVQSADVSAGAGDHAGVAAAMVWPIEDAHETDALMGIAEVCDRYQVSPRALRFYETKGLLAPRRINGTRVYSRDDRARLYRILRAKSLGMPLAEIKHYLDMYGRHGEGRIQQLAFVVSKTDEAIADLEAKRAQIDATLAELRAINEHSRAVLASKQGKDK from the coding sequence GTGAAGGTCAAAACAAAAGCGGTTCAGTCCGCCGACGTGTCGGCGGGGGCGGGTGACCATGCCGGTGTGGCCGCCGCGATGGTTTGGCCCATTGAAGATGCCCACGAGACCGATGCCTTGATGGGCATTGCAGAAGTGTGCGATCGCTATCAGGTGTCTCCGCGCGCATTGCGCTTCTACGAAACCAAGGGCTTGCTGGCGCCCCGGCGCATCAATGGCACCCGGGTGTACAGCCGCGACGACCGGGCCCGTCTGTACCGCATTCTGCGGGCCAAGTCGCTGGGCATGCCCCTGGCCGAGATCAAGCATTACCTGGACATGTACGGCCGGCACGGCGAAGGACGCATCCAGCAGCTGGCGTTCGTGGTGTCCAAAACGGACGAGGCCATCGCCGACCTGGAAGCCAAACGCGCCCAGATCGACGCCACCCTGGCCGAGTTGCGGGCCATCAATGAGCACAGCCGTGCGGTGTTGGCCAGCAAGCAGGGCAAGGACAAGTGA
- a CDS encoding acyl-CoA carboxylase subunit beta, with translation MPALRTQLHPQSDAFRANAARMQERLNEVRALEALVREGSASKRDKFDQRGQLLPRERVARLIDRGTPFLELSTLAGLGMHDDDGKKSVLGGGTVIGIGVVAGKRCLITASDSALKGGTISPMGLKKGLRAQEIARENKLPLIGLVESGGANLMYQADIFVDGGKSFANQARLSAMGIPQIAVVHGSSTAGGAYLPGLSDYVVLVKGRSSIYLAGPPLVKAAIGEDATDEDLGGAEMHASVTGLGEYLADNDAHAIALTRELMDKLNWDKVEDAVRESAAVPPPLYDEQELLGCIPTDDREPFDTREVIARIVDGSDFLEFKANYGSETLCGHARINGHLVGILGNNGPIQPQGSTKAAQFIQLCDQSGTPLVFLQNTTGYMVGSAAEHGGAIKHGSKMIQAVANARVPKFTIVLNGSFGAGNYGMCGRGFDPRFIFSWPSARVAVMGGAQAAKVMEIVTRGKMERAGMPVNDAMLEGMSAEIKKRLDAEANVLFGTARLWDDGVIDPRDTRRVLSLCLDLARDADQRQLRGNTFGVARF, from the coding sequence ATGCCCGCCCTGCGCACGCAACTCCACCCGCAATCCGACGCCTTTCGCGCCAACGCCGCCCGCATGCAGGAGCGGTTGAACGAGGTGCGCGCCCTTGAGGCCCTGGTGCGCGAGGGCTCGGCCTCCAAACGCGACAAATTCGACCAGCGCGGCCAGTTGCTGCCCCGCGAGCGCGTGGCCCGCCTGATCGACCGTGGCACGCCGTTCCTGGAGCTCTCCACGCTCGCTGGCCTGGGCATGCACGACGACGACGGCAAAAAGAGCGTGCTGGGTGGCGGCACCGTCATCGGCATTGGCGTGGTCGCGGGCAAGCGCTGCCTGATCACCGCGTCTGATTCCGCGCTCAAGGGCGGCACCATCTCGCCCATGGGCCTGAAGAAAGGCCTGCGCGCGCAAGAGATCGCCCGCGAGAACAAGCTGCCCCTGATCGGCCTGGTCGAATCCGGCGGCGCCAACCTCATGTACCAGGCCGATATCTTCGTGGACGGCGGCAAGAGTTTTGCCAACCAGGCGCGCCTGAGCGCCATGGGCATCCCGCAGATCGCGGTGGTGCACGGCTCGTCCACCGCTGGCGGCGCCTACCTGCCCGGCCTGTCGGACTACGTGGTGCTGGTCAAGGGGCGCTCCAGCATCTACCTGGCCGGCCCGCCGCTGGTGAAGGCCGCCATCGGCGAAGACGCGACCGACGAAGACCTGGGCGGCGCCGAGATGCACGCCAGCGTGACCGGCCTGGGCGAGTACCTGGCCGACAACGACGCCCACGCCATCGCGCTCACGCGTGAGCTGATGGACAAGCTGAACTGGGACAAGGTGGAGGATGCCGTGCGTGAATCCGCCGCCGTGCCCCCCCCGCTGTACGACGAACAAGAGCTGCTCGGCTGCATCCCCACCGACGACCGCGAGCCCTTCGACACCCGCGAGGTCATCGCCCGCATCGTCGACGGCTCCGACTTCCTGGAATTCAAGGCCAACTACGGCAGCGAAACGCTGTGCGGCCACGCCCGCATCAACGGGCACCTGGTCGGCATCCTGGGCAACAACGGGCCCATCCAGCCGCAGGGCTCGACCAAGGCGGCGCAGTTCATCCAGCTGTGCGACCAATCCGGCACGCCGCTGGTCTTCCTGCAAAACACCACCGGCTACATGGTGGGCTCGGCCGCTGAACACGGCGGCGCCATCAAGCACGGCTCCAAGATGATCCAGGCCGTGGCCAATGCGCGGGTGCCCAAGTTCACCATCGTGCTCAATGGCTCGTTCGGTGCCGGCAACTACGGCATGTGCGGCCGTGGCTTTGATCCGCGCTTCATCTTCTCTTGGCCCTCTGCCCGCGTGGCCGTGATGGGCGGCGCGCAAGCGGCCAAGGTCATGGAGATCGTCACGCGCGGCAAGATGGAGCGTGCCGGCATGCCCGTCAACGACGCCATGCTCGAAGGCATGTCGGCCGAGATCAAGAAGCGCCTGGACGCCGAAGCCAACGTGCTGTTCGGCACCGCCCGCCTGTGGGACGACGGCGTGATCGACCCGCGCGACACCCGCCGCGTGCTCTCGCTGTGCCTGGACCTGGCCCGCGACGCCGACCAGCGCCAGTTGCGTGGCAACACCTTTGGCGTGGCGCGCTTCTAA
- a CDS encoding acyl-CoA dehydrogenase family protein yields MQFTAEHRALGETVKRFCEQEINPYVKEWEAAEIFPAHEVFKKMGQLGLLGVKYDTAYGGMGLDFSYSMVVAEELGAIPCGGVPMAIGVQTDMCTPALHRFGSDELKKEYLAPAIAGDMVGCIGVSEAGGGSDVAALKTTARTDGDDYVINGSKMWITNATQADWCCLLANTSEGPVHSNKSLIIVPMDAKGITTQKIKKIGMNSSDTAQIFFDNVRVPRRNLIGTEGAGFMMQMIQFQEERLYGAANSLKMLDKLIDLTIEYCKERHTFGSPLINNQVIHFRLAELRTEVELLRSLTYRAVEEYVQGKDVTKLASMAKLKCGRLIREVADSCLQYWGGMGFTYDNPISQAYRDGRLVSIGGGADEIMLGIICKFEGTLPKKAR; encoded by the coding sequence ATGCAATTCACCGCCGAACACCGCGCCCTGGGCGAAACCGTCAAGCGCTTCTGCGAACAAGAGATCAACCCCTACGTGAAGGAGTGGGAAGCCGCCGAGATCTTCCCCGCCCACGAGGTGTTCAAGAAGATGGGCCAACTGGGCCTGCTGGGCGTGAAATACGACACCGCCTACGGCGGCATGGGCCTGGACTTCTCGTACTCGATGGTGGTGGCCGAAGAGCTGGGCGCCATCCCCTGTGGCGGCGTGCCCATGGCCATTGGCGTGCAGACCGACATGTGCACCCCCGCCCTGCACCGCTTTGGCTCGGATGAGCTGAAGAAGGAATACCTGGCCCCCGCCATCGCCGGCGACATGGTGGGCTGCATTGGCGTGAGCGAGGCCGGTGGCGGCTCCGACGTGGCCGCACTGAAGACCACGGCCCGCACCGACGGCGACGACTACGTCATCAACGGCAGCAAGATGTGGATCACCAACGCCACGCAAGCCGACTGGTGCTGCCTGCTGGCCAACACCTCCGAAGGCCCGGTGCACAGCAACAAGTCGCTGATCATCGTGCCGATGGACGCCAAGGGCATCACCACGCAGAAGATCAAGAAGATCGGCATGAACTCGTCGGACACGGCGCAGATCTTCTTTGACAACGTGCGCGTGCCACGCCGCAACCTGATCGGCACCGAGGGCGCGGGCTTCATGATGCAGATGATCCAGTTCCAGGAAGAGCGCCTGTACGGTGCGGCCAACTCGCTGAAGATGCTGGACAAGCTCATCGACCTGACGATCGAGTACTGCAAGGAACGCCACACCTTCGGCTCGCCCCTGATCAACAACCAGGTCATCCACTTCCGCCTGGCCGAGCTGCGCACCGAGGTCGAGCTGCTGCGCTCGCTGACCTACCGCGCCGTCGAAGAGTACGTGCAAGGCAAGGACGTGACCAAGCTGGCCTCGATGGCCAAGCTCAAGTGCGGCCGCCTGATCCGCGAGGTGGCCGACAGCTGCCTGCAGTACTGGGGCGGCATGGGGTTCACCTACGACAACCCGATCTCGCAGGCCTACCGCGACGGGCGTCTGGTCTCGATCGGCGGTGGCGCCGACGAAATCATGCTCGGCATCATCTGCAAGTTCGAAGGCACGCTGCCCAAGAAGGCGCGCTGA
- a CDS encoding enoyl-CoA hydratase/isomerase family protein, translating into MTFTTILAQTTQGVCTLTLKRPEVRNAMSLAMVSELLSALNTAEQDASVRAVVVRGSGGHFCAGGDISDMAQARMKMAQMQAAPDPVEGLNPVAETNAAFGRLCLAYARSPLPIVTVLEGTVMGGGFGLACVSDVSLALDTVAFRLPETSLGIIPAQIAPFLVERLGYAEAKRLSVTGAKINAAEALTLRLVHEVHSNADELEGALQRTLASILACGPQAIATTKGLLARARLTPPEQLVDDAAQLFAQAVLSDEGQEGTGAFMQKRKPKWVPQQG; encoded by the coding sequence ATGACCTTCACCACCATCCTGGCGCAGACCACGCAAGGCGTCTGCACCCTCACGCTCAAGCGCCCCGAGGTGCGCAACGCGATGTCGCTGGCCATGGTCAGCGAGTTGCTGTCGGCGCTGAACACTGCTGAACAAGACGCCAGCGTGCGGGCCGTGGTCGTGCGCGGCAGCGGCGGGCACTTCTGCGCGGGCGGTGACATCTCCGACATGGCCCAGGCGCGCATGAAGATGGCGCAGATGCAGGCCGCGCCCGATCCCGTCGAGGGACTGAACCCGGTGGCCGAGACCAACGCCGCCTTCGGTCGCCTGTGCCTGGCCTACGCCCGCTCGCCCCTGCCCATCGTCACGGTACTCGAAGGCACGGTGATGGGCGGTGGCTTCGGCCTGGCCTGCGTGTCCGATGTCAGCCTGGCGCTGGACACCGTGGCCTTCCGCCTGCCCGAGACCTCGCTGGGCATCATCCCCGCGCAGATCGCCCCCTTTCTGGTCGAACGCCTGGGCTACGCCGAGGCCAAGCGCCTGTCAGTGACCGGCGCCAAGATCAACGCAGCCGAGGCGCTCACGCTGCGCCTGGTGCATGAGGTGCACAGCAACGCCGACGAACTGGAAGGCGCGCTGCAGCGCACGCTCGCCAGCATCCTGGCCTGCGGCCCGCAAGCGATTGCCACCACCAAGGGCCTGCTGGCACGTGCCCGCCTGACCCCGCCCGAGCAGCTGGTGGACGACGCCGCGCAGCTCTTCGCCCAAGCCGTGCTCAGCGACGAAGGCCAGGAAGGCACCGGCGCGTTCATGCAAAAGCGCAAACCCAAGTGGGTTCCCCAACAAGGCTGA
- a CDS encoding acetyl/propionyl/methylcrotonyl-CoA carboxylase subunit alpha: MIKKILIANRGEIACRVIRTARKLGYRTVAVFSEADAQAPHVSLADEAVCIGPAAAAQSYLNVEALLAACRKTGANALHPGYGFLSENADFAQACADAGVTFIGPSPHAIRVMGDKAGAKRAMIEAGVPCAPGYLGDQQDDATLIEQAERMGYPLLVKAVSGGGGRGMRLVHEKAELAQAITSARREAQNAFGDGTLMLERLILDGRHIEIQVFADAHGNAVYIGERDCTAQRRRQKVIEESPSPVVSPAMRERMGRDAVLAAQAIGYRGAGTIEYIVDQDLNHYFLEMNTRLQVEHPVTEMVSGFDLVEWQIRVADGQPLPAKQEDITLTGHAIEARLYAEDPYAGFAPQTGPVQWWRPAQALYEGVRIDDGIREGGEVTPHYDPMVAKLIVHGRDRADAIRRLMATLDDAPLLGLKHNARFLRDLVDHPRFRAGSMTTTLIDQWQSEGDLILQAPVASEEAWLIAGALFGARQQGTATLLRADSVSAWDLPLQQDSVKRTLRVSAASGGLYRVAMTPQAGAVTLRLLSDNAERGEARIELDGVQRRVRAVWLGDTLHLVIDAAVFSFTEVSAWPDAGNALDPSRALAPVAGTVTQVLVQAGDVVTEGQPLMAIEAMKMEMWLNAQAPGTVKAVHATPGTQVQAKALLIDIELTKDN; this comes from the coding sequence ATGATCAAGAAAATCCTCATCGCCAACCGCGGGGAAATCGCCTGCCGCGTCATCCGCACCGCCCGCAAGCTCGGCTACCGCACGGTGGCCGTCTTCAGCGAGGCCGACGCGCAAGCACCGCACGTGTCGCTGGCCGACGAGGCCGTCTGCATCGGGCCTGCTGCGGCAGCGCAGTCCTACCTCAACGTCGAAGCCTTGCTGGCTGCCTGCCGCAAGACCGGCGCCAACGCGCTGCACCCCGGCTACGGCTTCCTGTCTGAGAACGCCGACTTCGCACAAGCCTGCGCCGACGCGGGCGTGACCTTCATCGGACCTTCGCCCCATGCCATCCGCGTGATGGGCGACAAAGCCGGTGCCAAGCGCGCCATGATCGAAGCTGGCGTGCCCTGCGCGCCCGGCTACCTGGGTGACCAGCAGGACGACGCCACCCTGATCGAGCAGGCCGAGCGCATGGGCTACCCGCTGCTGGTGAAAGCCGTCAGCGGTGGTGGCGGGCGCGGCATGCGCCTGGTGCACGAGAAGGCCGAGCTCGCCCAAGCCATCACCAGCGCCCGCCGCGAGGCGCAGAACGCCTTCGGCGACGGCACGCTGATGCTGGAGCGCCTGATCCTCGATGGCCGCCACATCGAGATCCAGGTGTTTGCGGATGCGCACGGCAACGCCGTCTACATCGGCGAGCGCGACTGCACGGCCCAGCGCCGCCGCCAGAAGGTCATCGAAGAATCGCCCTCGCCCGTGGTGAGCCCCGCCATGCGCGAACGCATGGGTCGCGACGCCGTGCTGGCTGCGCAGGCCATCGGCTACCGTGGTGCCGGCACCATCGAGTACATCGTCGACCAGGACCTGAACCACTACTTCCTGGAGATGAACACCCGCCTGCAGGTGGAGCACCCGGTCACCGAAATGGTCTCGGGCTTCGACCTGGTGGAGTGGCAGATCCGCGTGGCCGACGGCCAGCCGCTGCCTGCCAAGCAGGAAGACATCACGCTGACGGGCCACGCCATCGAGGCGCGCCTGTACGCCGAAGACCCGTACGCGGGCTTTGCGCCGCAGACGGGCCCCGTGCAATGGTGGCGCCCCGCGCAGGCCTTGTATGAAGGCGTGCGCATCGACGACGGCATCCGCGAAGGTGGCGAAGTCACGCCACACTACGATCCGATGGTGGCCAAGCTCATCGTGCATGGTCGCGACCGCGCCGACGCCATCCGCCGCCTGATGGCCACGCTGGACGATGCGCCGCTGCTGGGCCTGAAGCATAACGCCCGCTTCCTGCGTGACCTGGTCGACCACCCGCGCTTTCGCGCCGGCAGCATGACCACCACGCTGATCGACCAGTGGCAAAGCGAAGGCGACCTCATCCTGCAAGCGCCAGTGGCTTCGGAAGAGGCGTGGTTGATCGCGGGCGCCTTGTTCGGCGCACGTCAGCAAGGCACGGCCACGCTGCTGCGCGCCGACAGCGTCAGCGCCTGGGACCTGCCCCTGCAGCAAGACAGCGTGAAGCGCACGCTGCGTGTGAGCGCGGCTTCTGGCGGCCTCTACCGCGTGGCGATGACCCCGCAAGCGGGGGCTGTCACCCTGCGTCTCTTGAGCGACAACGCCGAGCGTGGCGAAGCGCGCATCGAACTCGATGGCGTGCAACGCCGCGTGCGCGCTGTGTGGCTGGGTGACACCTTGCACCTGGTGATCGACGCGGCGGTGTTCAGCTTCACCGAGGTCTCGGCCTGGCCCGATGCGGGCAACGCGCTCGACCCGAGCCGCGCCCTGGCCCCCGTGGCAGGCACCGTCACCCAGGTGCTGGTGCAGGCCGGCGACGTGGTCACCGAAGGCCAGCCGCTGATGGCCATCGAGGCCATGAAGATGGAAATGTGGCTCAACGCCCAGGCGCCGGGCACGGTGAAGGCCGTGCACGCCACCCCGGGCACCCAGGTGCAGGCCAAGGCCCTGCTGATCGACATCGAACTGACGAAGGACAACTGA